One Coffea eugenioides isolate CCC68of chromosome 2, Ceug_1.0, whole genome shotgun sequence genomic window, ATGCACACTGCCAGGCTCCAGTGTCATAAAATGACACAATTGTAGCAGCTTCCCAAGGGTTTCCCGCCTTGCATATTCTCTTGGATGATCTCCAGCTGCAAAATGATCTCTTCAAATGTCGGTCTGCAATCTGGATTCTTGTGCCAGCAATCTCGTAAAAGCCTGCACCAGAATTTGCCATTCCATATCAACCTAGCATCACATTGTAGTGTATCTAAACTGCAGAACATACCGTGGTCCTCATATGGTGGTCATTGTCATTTGCAACTAAGGCTGATTATGCAACAGCCATAAGAAATGAGCATGAAAATGCAGTTAAGTATTTGCATCTGTTATGGTAATTGACAGGGCGTTTTGTGACAACAGAGTTGAGAAGCACTGTACGACTTGAATTAGCATAAATCTGTAGTTTGAGCAACTTTCCTATTGGCAAATGAAGTAGGGATAAGATCTGTTAAGGCAGAAAAATTCTTTTGCTTACCTGCGGATTGGTTCAGGGTATACAAATGAAGAGAGAGGTGGACGCAAATCTTCATATGCCCGCTTGTCTGCCACTTCCTCTGGAGCCTCCTCTCGACTAGATGGTCCGCCTTGGAACATCTGCAGTAAAATGATGTATGAGATTTAGAAGCACCACGACACAATTGATAGGTTCAATAGAGATAGTCTGGTCTAGCAGCAGTCTAACTAGGAATTCTTTCCTGTTTTTACAACCAGTTCATGTATTTTACCTCATGAACAAccagagcaaaagaaaagacaTCCACGCTTATCCCATATGTTTCTCGGCGGTACACCTCTGGAGCCATATAACGATCTGAGAAATCTTTTAATAGCTTCTCAAGCAGAcataaaaatcatgaaaattttgTAAATACTAGTCAGGGGGCAGAGCGTACATGATCCAGTTTCCCCGGTCATTTTGTAACCAAGAGCATTTTTTTCCTGCACAATTTTGCTTAGTCCAAAGTCTGTGACTTTGAGATGTCTTGCTTCATTTTGTAGTATATTTCTGCATCATGAACACGGTAGATACAATTATGGTCCAAAACCTTATGCAAGTAAAACAGCACCAAGAAACTTGCATCATAAACCAACCGTACATAACGTCATGCATTTCACAGATATGACAGATACATAACTATAAGTTAACTGCCAATACCTTGGGGTCAAATCTCTATGGATTATAGGATGGGGTTTATGCTGATGAAGATAATTCATGCCTCTGCAAACACAAAATGTCAGCACATTGGATAACTGATTCACTAAGATTTTTCCACAAGGGCTGTATTACACAACTGTAGGATGATGTAGAATAAAAAAAGCTCATTAACTTTTTCCCATCACATCATTTTTTGATCAAGTTTAATTCTTATGGGACTCTCATTAAAATTACTTTCTCTCAAATCCTTAGGAAAACTAGCATCCAGTTTACCTCCAGATTCTTCCATTTATATTAAACATGCAGTACTCCTTCATAAACTAGAATAATGGATGGAAAATATTGAAGGAAATGCAAAGCCTAATATGAATTGCAATGTGAGGTATGCccattaaaaataaaagtattGCTGCAGAACAAAGAAGCACTATAAGCTGCAGCTGTGACCAATggctcaggagcaaatttgaaAACATAGCATCATTTACCTTGCAATGTCTAAAGCATAAGCAACTGCTGTTGGTGGATCAagtcttcctttctttcttagGATATCGTACAAACTTCCCTGTATTGAACAAGTGAAATGTCAAGGCCCTAATATTCAGTGACATGCAGAATAgtaggaaaatattttacattttGGAGATACTCAGTGAGGAAGGTTAAACGATCAGAATGTTTTACAACGCCAAGGAACTGCACTATATTTGGGTGGCGCAACTTTTGCCATAACGCAAGTTCCTTGAGAAAGGTTTTCCTGTAAGCAACAGAAAAATATCAAATGGAAAAAGATGATTGGTAAAAATTTCAAGGGCAGCACAGAGTGGGAATCTTTGCTAATCATGATGGTTGTCAAGGCTCCAACCGTTAGGTGTCAAACTGCGTGAAGCAAGCTCAGTTTATCTTTCCAATTTTGCTTCCTTACGATTCCAACATGCAAAAGAGAAGGATAAAAGTTTGCATTGAATGTTACCTTAAGAGATTATACTCTTTTCATTTACCAAATGAAGATGAATACATGTATTTAAAACTTCTCTTGCGGATTTACTAACCGAAATTGCAAGAAGAATTACTTCTAACCATGTTTATGAGTAACACAatatttgtttgatttttttatCCCTGATACCTAAACATCATAGGGCCAAATAAATGATTTACAGTAGTTTGCAACTCgtaaatatcaaaattttctcATTGACCAAGATAATCAGACTCCAAAAGGAGATAAAGTTGGACAGGCATCAAAAGCTCTAAGGATTCAGGAAAATTAAGAACGTCAGCTGGGCATAGGGAGAACACATTagttaaagaaagaaaaattggaactTACTTGACCGTCTCATTTGAAGCAATAGATGAGCGAATTGTTTTTGCTGCAACTTCTGTACCACGCCATTTCACCAAATAGACTTCACCATATGCACCCtgctttttccttttaattattttgtaaCACTGAAGACAGTATATGTATCCTCAAATAAAATATTTGAGACTTCTTTTGAAAGCGGAAAATAAGAAGATCAGGATTAGTTGCATATGCCACAGTGGCATTAGATTTCTCTTGCAAATAATTGAGATCACGGcaacaagaaaaaggaagagacAATATAGCTGAAAGAAATTACTTCTCCAAGGAGAGGTGCTTCAGTCATGTCAACCTCAGTGTACTCAATTTCATAACCTCGCATCTGAGAGTCAAGAGCAACCTGTCCAAAGTTTTACAGATTTCAATACTAATATATCTGAAACATGAAGTACAAAACTTCAATGTCATTTATCTATGTTATAGGCAATAAGGCAATAGACAATCTAATGGTATTAGGTTTACAACCAATATACAGTATTATCAGTACTCCTAGAAACTGAAACTTCGAAAGGACTGGTAGTACTGTTAGAGGCTAGCTTCCTCACTAACTCATACTGTTTTTGAGATTTTCCACTTTGTATTTGTTCTAATGGAACTTGATCATTGCACttattttccagttttgccacCGAACTAAAACAGTGCGTGTATCATGAAAACTTAAAGTTATACtcatatttgcatgtttctGCTCACCAAATTTTACTGTTGCCAGCCTTTTCTCCTATCTAGATAAGTTTTCTCAATTCAGCTGCACAAGGAGGACGAGAACTTTTTTGAGTTAAAAAAAGGCACCATACTTACTTTGACTAGAAGAATAGATAAATCATGAAAATCACGTCAGAGGACTCATTACCGTAGAAAAAAGCACCAGTATGCTCAGATTTCTAAACAACTTAAAAGTGAACCCTTCAGAAGAAGGTAGAAATTAGGAAGAGAAGGGAGTAGAAAGAAAAGTTTTGCTAAATCtttcattcaattttttttttctcttgatgCATAACAGGTCCGCTGATCAATTTGGAACTATTTGTCACATCCAAGAAGCAAAACAGCACTACAGGCTAACGGGAGATGCTCATCTTGATGCAATGAGGGTAAATCTATTGACACACActttaaacctttttttttgggcaattCTATTGTTTTCCCTCATTAAAACTTACTTCACAAGAGAAGTATGTTGAGGCTACATTACCGGATCAATTCCACCATGTTTCTCCAGAATCTTACAAATGTCTGCATGGCCAAAGCTGCGAGCATCTGACAGTGGCTGCAAATGATTTCATCACAGGCACCATGTCAATTAATTATATTGTTGAAATACAAAAACTTTTGAAGAAATAGAATTTTCTATCTGCATCAGTTTGTTAAGAACAGAAAATCAAACAGTGAATGACAGCATGAACCAGTGGTACTGGCTTAACATTCCCTCTGAATCTGGTATTAGCAATTGTGCTGAATTTGGGATCAAGGATACTTCTATAGTGGAAGAAGATAACTAAATTCATTATGGATGATAAAACAAGTTGATCTGGGATCACCAGTTGAAAAGTGGATATTATGATATAGCAGACAGCAAGAATAGAAGGCAGAAGCTGGATACTGCTAGATCCAAgttgctatatatatatatatatatatatattttcttctGTAAGTCCAGTATTGctggaaaaaggaagaaaccaAGAATGTCTTCTgctgaaaaataaaattatgaaTGACAAAGGAAATCTGTCTTAGAGACAAGTATTCTTCTTACTGTGAAACTACAGGCTAGCTGTTGTACTTTTACAGCAGAATGTAATATGCCGAACCATGAACTTTTATTGTCAACAAATTTTTTTACAATGGTAGAACAGCTAGTAAATCTTTACGAGTAATAATATATGCTTTGTTTAAGATAACAAACTTCTAAGTCATTCATGAGTGACAACTTAAATATAGCACATAactaaaacatgaatttttACTCATAATGGTAGACAAATTCCTTTAGAATTAAAGTCATGTGGCGAACAACATCAAAACACACAGATAACATATAGTCACTGCTCTTTCGTTAGCTAGGGAAAGGCACAGCAAAGGAAAAGGATGAAATGAGGCAGATGGATGTTATACAAGaagtgaagaaattgaaattctgTTGTAAAATCCGCAACAGCAATGAACCACTTAATAGTAAGAGTACAACCTTTGCACACATACACACAACCAAAAAGAGAATATAAGCCAGCAGCTAATCACTGAAATAAACTATGCTATTTGTCACCCATGCAGAGCGAGAGCATGAACTTACAGTACGACCCCATCTATCGGTGGAGTTCACATCTGCTCCTCTTTCAAGAAGTAAGACAACCACCTCAATGTAACCTTCACAAGACGCTAAATGAAGTGCAGTTCTCTTATCGTAGTCTGCCAGAGTGGGTTCCACTCCTTTCTCCAGCTCCTGAACCACACCCTTTTTGTCACCCTTCGATGAGCAGTGAAGAAGGCGATATGGACTTTCTGAATCAATTCTCCTAGTTTGCTTCAGCAGCTGGAAAGATGATGCAATAAAGTTTAAGCATTACCATATATCAGAAGTGAAATTACTGGAGTTTTTCATTGAGAAGCATGGCCTTTGCAACTGAAATATGCTAAATGTTGTGGATATCCTGTTATTTTGATACAAGGATGCTTTCTGCATACTGAATTCACAGAGAAGTTCCCAAAGGATTCAACATGGATAAGATGCACTATTTCCAGATATTCCTTCCTAGCTGACGTATGGGAAAGGGCAACAATAACTCAATCTCCGTTACAAATCTTGAAATGCCATGTACAAAGGATCTCTCTAACGACATGATCTCATGAGAATCCAAGTCCTTTTCTATTTTGTCTCTTTAAGTGTTCCCTTTATTGTATGGCAATGAACAGAATAGGTTCAAGATTTCACCCCACCTCACTCTGAGCGATGATGTCTTGGCTGGTTAATCAAACATAAATTACTAGCTTTAACAGAAAATTTTCAGAATCTATCTAAATTCGTCCCAACACCTACTCGGGGAAATGGCAAAGGTTCTGATTTCTGAACAAGAAACATAAACTTGCTAGTGCCATTGCCCATCACCTCTTCTGCGTAAGTTTACAGTATATCAGGCATCCAAATCAATTTCAAGAATAGAAAGACCTGTTGCATGCACCCCATAAAAACCCAAAGCTGCAAAAAATCTTAGGAGGATAACAAAACGAAAACTACAAAGGAAACAGAAAACATCAAAACCAGATATATCAGCTAAACAACAGTATGAATTAACATTTATGTGCCCAGTTGTACGCTTCCAAGTAGTAGCaataaacaaaagaataaaCCGGAATATTACCGTGAGATTCAGTACCTGAGACTTGTGATATTCCATAAAAAGAGTGTGTGATTTTCAGACAAAAAGGAATGATCCCAGTTCAATGTTAACTGATATAAACGGAGAGATATATTTAAAGAGAAGTGGAAGTACACTAGTATTAGTTCAGCTCATAATAAACTTAGCAGATGATGTTGAAATGACAGTAAAGGCTCTGTTATATGGTTCCGGAGGCTCCCATAGAAAAAGATTTAAAAGGGTTAACACAGCCATCGAGTTCGGAGGTATCAAAGAAGCATGGTCTTGAAACTTTTCGTCCAACCTTATTGGTGCTTCCTTTTTGCATGCATTTTGTCTTTCAATTGGTGGGCAGTTTCGATTTAAGCAATGCTAACTGGAGAGTGGAGACAGATATTTTCGTATAGAATAAGCTCCAATGCTTAGGCTTTTCAGTAAAAGTCCTGAAATATGTGGCTAATCCGAGATGCGAAGTCCtatattctttctttctttctttcagaaaaaggaaaaaagtccTAGATTCTCTCTAATCCGAGATGTGAAGTCCTAGATTCTTTCCTTcgttcaaaaaatttttttttttctagattcTGACCCTCAGCTATTCCAATATTAGAGTCATTTTTTAGAAATAAATAATTATGTAAGTTGATATTACTGAATTTACATATATAtcttttaaatttaaaatatttccttgataAATGTGCATTGGAATTTTAAAATGTTACTTTTTCAAATGGCAAAATTAGAAAGCACATGTTAAATTTGGAGTGGTGACTCTTGTTTCGAAACATCAGTAAAATAAAAACACAACATTAACAATGGAACTAAGGGAATAGTTGAtctataaaatatataaaattctTGTAACTTTCTTTTTCTAGAGTTTGAGGAGAAAGTTTTGGCCTATTTTATTTTAGCCATGGGGAAAAGATGTAAACATTTAAGATTGTAATTCACACAGACACTTATAAGATGTCATTTTATTTCTGTCAAATTTTTATGCACCTTTGACTTTATTAAGCAATTCGCATTGGATGATATCCAACAAATTCAATAATATAATTATCTTTTTTATCACACAAAGATATATGCAAATTAGCTAGGACAAGTTGAGCAATGGAAGCCAAAAAAGGGGAAGAGATTCACACTCtcagttaatatatacacaagtgTTTATGTATAGTATAATTGACAAGATGTTTGGCAATATCAGttccaaatattattttatttacatCATAATTACAATTTCTAATCAATTGTTTATTCTttcaataatattttttatttaacatACATTACATCACACACGTCCCATCAtaacagtaattatttcaaatatcaaattatCTCATATCCAAacacaataataaaaaaaaacaacaatatTATTGCATGAAGACCTACACAAAATTTTAGTGCCCCATCAAATTGGGGTGCTACACAATAATGTTGTGTGCCTAAAGCTGAATGTTACTATATAGTACTAATTTCACTGTTCATTAAAAACATAAATATTCTTTAataaatgttttaaaaattgtATATGGAGATGGATTGACTCACAAATTTGCTTTTAGGGTGGATTTGATAAGACTGAAGTTTGAAAGCTGAAATCcgaatctattaaattattgaattgttaaatgtTAAATCAAACGCATTTAAGTTTATATCACAtacagtgataagtgaataatttattacttattttttggaacaagttttatctagaaaatttagtGTCACTTAATCAATTCAGACattcaatttttaattatcaaaCACGTCcgaatatattaagatctgattctattaaatttaaatattgaattGATTGATCAAACAGGACCTGGTGTCCACATAGAATTGGATCCAATGCATTTATTGTGAACTTAGGAGGTGCGATCACCAAAATAGTAGTGGTGTATTTACTATTTAGGACTCAGAAATGTCAATCAAGCCGAGCGTGTCAAATTCGATACTTTCATCTGTtagccctttttctttttgcttctaaACCCTTCTTGATCAAATCCAAAATTACTTCAAAttgttctttattatttttttggccaaaaGAGCAATTCCAGTTCC contains:
- the LOC113763513 gene encoding integrin-linked protein kinase 1-like, whose protein sequence is MEYHKSQLLKQTRRIDSESPYRLLHCSSKGDKKGVVQELEKGVEPTLADYDKRTALHLASCEGYIEVVVLLLERGADVNSTDRWGRTPLSDARSFGHADICKILEKHGGIDPVALDSQMRGYEIEYTEVDMTEAPLLGEGAYGEVYLVKWRGTEVAAKTIRSSIASNETVKKTFLKELALWQKLRHPNIVQFLGVVKHSDRLTFLTEYLQNGSLYDILRKKGRLDPPTAVAYALDIARGMNYLHQHKPHPIIHRDLTPRNILQNEARHLKVTDFGLSKIVQEKNALGYKMTGETGSYRYMAPEVYRRETYGISVDVFSFALVVHEMFQGGPSSREEAPEEVADKRAYEDLRPPLSSFVYPEPIRRLLRDCWHKNPDCRPTFEEIILQLEIIQENMQGGKPLGSCYNCVIL